The following are encoded in a window of Artemia franciscana chromosome 5, ASM3288406v1, whole genome shotgun sequence genomic DNA:
- the LOC136027679 gene encoding transcription initiation factor IIB-like: protein MASCRYHPEACLIEDSHAGDIICPECGLVCVDRCLDVSVEWNYTKTSRPVENSKIVHPEGDKPDDMPPNVPSDESRNQKRIFNQTLKMAARNIKEMAEKLNLTKAVVDKAIQHFNTIHDKEYLKGMTKDSIGSACLYLICRQDSMPRKFREVCAVSKARQKEIGKVFELILENREFLPHEI from the coding sequence ATGGCATCCTGTCGTTATCACCCTGAAGCATGTTTAATTGAAGATTCTCACGCAGGGGATATCATTTGTCCGGAATGTGGATTGGTCTGTGTTGATAGATGTCTTGATGTTAGTGTAGAATGGAACTACACTAAGACTTCGCGTCCTGTCGAAAACAGTAAAATTGTTCACCCTGAAGGTGATAAGCCAGATGATATGCCGCCAAATGTGCCAAGCGACGAGTCCAGGAACCAAAAGAGaatttttaatcaaactttGAAAATGGCTGCAAGAAACATTAAAGAAATGgctgaaaaacttaatttaacgAAGGCAGTAGTCGATAAAGCTATTCAACATTTTAACACGATTCATGATAAAGAATACTTGAAAGGGATGACTAAAGATTCTATTGGCTCAGCTTGTTTATATCTCATTTGTCGACAAGATTCCATGCCAAGAAAATTTAGAGAAGTTTGTGCTGTTTCCAAGGCTCGTCAAAAAGAAATTGGTAAGGTTTTCGAGTTGATACTCGAAAACAGGGAGTTTCTACCTCacgaaatttaa
- the LOC136027680 gene encoding transcription initiation factor IIB-like — protein sequence MASCRYHPGAWVIEDSPAGDIICSECGMVCAERCLDVSVEWNSRPLENSNIVHPEGDKPDDMPPNVPSDESRNQKRIFNQTLKMAARNIKEMAEKINLTKAVVDKAIQHFNTIHDKEYLKGMTKDSIGSACLYLICRQESMPRKLREVCAVSKAPKKEIDEVFKLILQKKECLPH from the coding sequence ATGGCATCCTGTCGTTATCACCCTGGAGCATGGGTAATTGAAGATTCCCCCGCAGGGGATATCATTTGTTCGGAATGTGGAATGGTCTGTGCTGAGAGATGTCTTGATGTTAGTGTAGAATGGAACTCGCGTCCTCTCGAAAATAGTAATATTGTTCACCCTGAAGGTGATAAGCCAGATGATATGCCGCCAAATGTGCCAAGCGACGAGTCCAGGAACCAAAAGAGaatttttaatcaaactttGAAAATGGCTGCAAGAAACATTAAAGAAAtggctgaaaaaattaatttaacgaAGGCAGTAGTCGATAAAGCTATTCAACATTTTAACACGATTCATGATAAAGAATACTTGAAAGGGATGACTAAAGATTCTATTGGCTCAGCTTGTTTATATCTCATTTGTCGACAAGAGTCCATGCCAAGAAAACTTAGAGAAGTTTGTGCTGTTTCCAAGGctcctaaaaaagaaattgatgagGTTTTCAAGTTGATACTCCAAAAGAAGGAGTGTCTTCCTcactaa